In Rutidosis leptorrhynchoides isolate AG116_Rl617_1_P2 chromosome 2, CSIRO_AGI_Rlap_v1, whole genome shotgun sequence, one genomic interval encodes:
- the LOC139892174 gene encoding transmembrane 9 superfamily member 2-like, with amino-acid sequence MLNTMAVIRWLLVALLLVYHLQEVRSGSSDHKYKPNDEVPIYANKVGPFHNPSETYRFFDLPFCLPADLKEKPEALGEVLNGDRLVSAPYKLPFMVEKDSEIVCRKKLTKEEVSKFRSAVAKDYYFQMYYDDLPFWGFLGKVEKDKTDPSEEKYYLFKHLHFEIHYNKDHVIEINAKADPSAVVDLTEDKEVDVEFMYMVRWKETTVPFDARMGKYMENGSHPHHLEIHWFSIINSCVTVLLLTGFLATILMRVLKNDFVKYAHDEEAADEQEETGWKYIHGDVFRYPKYKSLFAAALGSGTQLFSLALFIFGLALVGVFYPYNRGALFTALVVIYALTSGIAGYTAASFYHQLEGTNWVRNLLLTGCLFCGPLFLTFCFLNTVAISYTATAALPFGTIVVIVLIWTLVTSPLLVLGGIAGKNSKAEFQAPVRTTKYPREIPPLPWYRKTIPQMAMAGFLPFSAIYIELYYIFASVWGHRIYTIYSILFIVFIILLIVTAFITVALTYFQLAAEDHEWWWRSFLCGGSTGVFIYGYCLYYYYERSDMSGFMQTSFFFGYMACICYGFFLMLGMVGFRAALFFVRHIYRSIKCE; translated from the exons ATGTTGAACACAATGGCGGTGATCCGGTGGTTACTGGTGGCGTTATTACTGGTTTATCATCTTCAGGAAGTCCGATCAGGTTCCTCCGACCACAAGTACAAACCTAATGATGAAGTACCGATTTACGCCAACAAAGTCGGCCCCTTTCACAACCCGAG TGAAACATACCGCTTTTTTGATCTACCCTTCTGCTTACCAG CTGATCTAAAAGAGAAGCCGGAAGCTTTGGGTGAAGTACTAAATGGGGATCGATTAGTGAGTGCTCCTTATAAGCTTCCATTTATGGTTGAAAAGGACTCAGAAATTGTTTGCAGAAAGAAACTGACAAAAGAGGAAGTATCCAAATTCAGAAGTGCTGTTGCCAAAGATTATTATTTTCAAATGTACTATGATGACTTGCCTTTTTGGGGCTTTTTAGGGAAAGTAGAAAAGGACAAAACTGACCCAAGTGAGGAAAAGTACTACCTGTTTAAACATCTTCACTTTGAGATCCACTACAATAAAGATCATGTCATAGAGATAAATGCAAAAGCTGATCCTAGTGCTGTGGTGGATCTTACAGAAGATAAGGAAGTCGATGTTGAGTTTATGTATATGGTGAGGTGGAAAGAAACAACTGTTCCTTTTGACGCAAGGATGGGCAAGTACATGGAGAATGGGTCCCACCCACATCACTTGGAAATTCATTGGTTTTCAATTATTAACTCATGTGTGACTGTTCTTCTTTTAACTGGTTTCCTTGCCACAATTCTTATGCGGGTTCTTAAGAATGACTTTGTTAA ATATGCACATGATGAGGAGGCAGCTGATGAACAAGAGGAAACTGGGTGGAAGTACATTCATGGTGATGTTTTCAGGTACCCAAAGTACAAGTCTTTGTTTGCTGCTGCTCTTGGTTCGGGTACTCAGTTATTTTCACT TGCACTTTTTATCTTTGGACTGGCTCTTGTTGGTGTATTTTACCCGTACAACCGAGGGGCTCTGTTTACGGCGTTGGTTGTCATATATGCTCTTACTTCCGGGATTGCCGGCTACACTGCAGCCTCCTTTTATCACCAGCTAGAAGGAACTAACTGG GTTAGGAACTTATTGTTAACTGGCTGCCTCTTCTGCGGACCTCTGTTTCTCACTTTCTGCTTTTTAAACACCGTCGCAATCTCGTACACCGCAACCGCCGCTCTGCCCTTCGGTACAATCGTGGTAATTGTTTTAATCTGGACATTGGTGACATCACCTTTACTAGTATTAGGCGGCATTGCTGGAAAAAACAGCAAGGCCGAGTTTCAGGCTCCCGTTCGTACCACAAAATATCCCCGAGAGATCCCACCGTTGCCATGGTACCGCAAAACTATCCCGCAAATGGCCATGGCCGGTTTTCTTCCTTTTAGTGCAATCTACATCGAGCTTTACTACATATTCGCTAGTGTGTGGGGCCACAGGATATATACCATTTACAGCATCTTATTTATAGTTTTTATCATTCTCCTGATCGTTACCGCCTTTATCACTGTGGCGTTGACTTATTTCCAACTTGCTGCCGAAGACCATGAATGGTGGTGGAG GTCATTTCTTTGTGGCGGTTCAACGGGAGTTTTCATATATGGGTATTGTTTGTATTACTATTATGAACGTTCTGACATGTCGGGCTTCATGCAAACTTCGTTTTTCTTTGGTTACATGGCTTGCATTTGTTATGGTTTCTTTCTGATGCTTGGGATGGTCGGATTTCGTGCGGCTCTGTTCTTTGTCCGCCACATATACCGATCAATCAAGTGTGAATAG